The following proteins are encoded in a genomic region of Galbibacter sp. BG1:
- a CDS encoding ATP-dependent helicase → MENYLAELNEAQRAPVLHKDGALMVIAGAGSGKTRVLTYRIAYLMNQGVDAFNILALTFTNKAAREMKKRIASIVGNSEAKNLWMGTFHSVFAKILRIESDKLGYPSNFTIYDTQDSQRLINSIIKEMGLDKDVYKYKQVQNRISSYKNSLITVKAYFNNPELMEADAMAKRPRLGEIYNAYCERCFKAGAMDFDDLLLKTNELLTRFPEVLAKYQDRFRYILVDEYQDTNHSQYLIVKALSDRFQNICVVGDDAQSIYAFRGANINNIMNFQKDYDNVQMYRLEQNYRSTRNIVNAANSVIEKNKTRLDKVVWTDNDDGNFIKVHRSVTDAEEGRFVASTIFETKMQEQFADGDFAVLYRTNSQSRSIEDALRRKDIPYRIYGGLSFYQRKEIKDVLSYLRLILNPKDEEALVRVINYPARGIGQTTIQRLTVAANHFKRSIFEVMENLDKIDLKINSGTKRKLEDFVTMIKSFQVTNQTADAFVLAEHVAKKTGLLQEFKKDGTPEGIARMENVEELLNGIQDFVEGQKEIADAKGDLAEFMEDIALATDLDKDTGDDDRVALMTIHLAKGLEFPYVFIVGMEEDLFPSAMSMNTRSELEEERRLFYVALTRAEKQAYLTYTQSRYRWGKLIDAEPSRFIEEIDDKYLEHLTPPMDGSYRYKPMIDSDIFGEVDKSKFRLKKPTAGTPPTSHKPSEEKLRKLRKIKPDLGQTTTDNNSLDSDLTIGSKVSHTRFGNGEIISLEGVGNDKKAEIRFDTGGIKKLLLRFAKLDVIG, encoded by the coding sequence TTGGAAAATTATTTAGCTGAATTGAATGAGGCACAACGTGCGCCTGTGTTGCATAAGGATGGAGCGTTAATGGTAATTGCTGGAGCAGGTTCTGGTAAGACAAGAGTATTAACTTATAGGATCGCTTATTTGATGAACCAAGGTGTCGATGCCTTTAATATTCTAGCGTTAACATTTACCAATAAGGCAGCACGGGAAATGAAAAAGCGTATTGCCAGTATTGTAGGGAACAGTGAAGCCAAAAATCTTTGGATGGGAACTTTTCACTCTGTTTTTGCCAAAATTCTAAGAATTGAATCTGATAAACTCGGCTATCCAAGTAATTTTACTATTTACGATACGCAAGATTCCCAACGCCTAATCAACTCTATTATTAAAGAGATGGGCTTGGATAAGGACGTTTACAAATACAAACAAGTACAAAACCGAATTTCGTCTTATAAAAACAGCCTCATAACCGTAAAGGCATATTTTAACAATCCTGAATTAATGGAAGCCGATGCCATGGCAAAGCGGCCGCGATTGGGGGAAATTTACAATGCTTACTGCGAACGTTGTTTTAAAGCCGGTGCCATGGATTTTGATGATCTGTTGTTAAAAACCAACGAACTGCTTACAAGGTTTCCAGAAGTATTGGCGAAATATCAAGACCGCTTTCGCTATATCCTGGTGGATGAGTATCAAGATACCAACCACTCCCAATACCTTATCGTAAAAGCACTTTCTGATAGATTTCAAAATATATGCGTGGTTGGGGATGATGCCCAGAGTATCTATGCCTTCCGAGGGGCGAACATTAACAACATTATGAACTTCCAAAAGGATTACGATAATGTGCAAATGTACCGTTTGGAACAAAATTACCGTTCTACAAGAAATATTGTCAATGCCGCAAATTCGGTAATCGAAAAAAATAAAACCCGACTAGATAAGGTGGTTTGGACGGATAACGATGATGGAAATTTCATTAAAGTCCACCGTTCTGTTACAGATGCAGAAGAGGGTAGGTTTGTAGCCTCCACCATTTTTGAAACTAAAATGCAGGAGCAGTTTGCAGACGGGGATTTTGCAGTACTCTACCGTACCAACTCCCAATCGAGATCTATTGAAGATGCCTTGCGGAGAAAGGACATTCCGTATAGAATTTATGGGGGACTTTCTTTTTATCAACGAAAAGAAATAAAAGATGTCTTGTCTTATCTGCGTCTTATTTTAAATCCGAAGGACGAAGAAGCTCTTGTCAGGGTTATCAATTATCCTGCAAGGGGAATAGGCCAAACTACTATACAGCGGCTTACGGTAGCTGCCAACCATTTTAAGCGTTCTATTTTTGAGGTTATGGAAAATCTCGATAAGATCGATTTAAAAATAAATTCGGGGACCAAGAGAAAGCTGGAAGATTTTGTAACGATGATTAAAAGTTTTCAAGTTACCAACCAGACCGCAGATGCTTTTGTGCTAGCGGAACACGTTGCTAAGAAAACCGGACTCCTACAAGAATTTAAAAAAGACGGAACTCCAGAGGGCATCGCCCGAATGGAAAATGTGGAAGAACTTTTAAATGGAATCCAGGATTTTGTGGAAGGTCAAAAAGAAATAGCAGATGCAAAAGGCGATTTGGCGGAATTTATGGAAGATATTGCATTGGCCACCGATTTGGACAAAGACACTGGGGATGACGACCGTGTTGCTTTAATGACCATTCATTTAGCAAAAGGATTGGAATTTCCCTATGTTTTTATTGTAGGGATGGAAGAAGACCTTTTTCCTTCTGCCATGAGTATGAACACCCGAAGTGAATTGGAGGAGGAACGTAGGCTTTTTTATGTGGCACTTACCAGGGCAGAAAAGCAAGCATACCTTACCTATACCCAAAGCAGGTACCGTTGGGGTAAATTGATTGATGCCGAACCGAGCCGTTTTATTGAAGAAATCGATGATAAATATTTAGAACACTTGACTCCACCCATGGATGGAAGCTATCGTTATAAACCAATGATTGATTCCGATATTTTTGGGGAGGTGGATAAAAGTAAATTCCGTTTAAAAAAACCAACAGCAGGAACGCCGCCAACATCGCATAAACCTTCTGAAGAAAAACTTCGGAAGCTAAGAAAGATAAAACCGGATTTAGGACAAACAACTACAGACAATAACAGTTTGGATAGTGATTTAACCATTGGAAGCAAAGTTTCCCATACGAGGTTTGGAAATGGGGAAATTATAAGTCTGGAAGGCGTTGGAAATGATAAAAAAGCCGAAATTCGTTTTGATACTGGCGGAATAAAAAAATTATTATTGCGCTTTGCAAAACTTGATGTTATTGGCTAA
- a CDS encoding alginate lyase family protein: MNRQSLLIFTIIFFISLKAFTQINTGVAVLDKQEQERYRNLIKENKEVRAIHDSLALLANKYLDLEPKPLEVINYEGLLENDPERMKSIESLLDANKVVDLIYATYGSNNTVYVNKIKEFVLAWANTYKASGNPINENKLTPLFWSYAIYKDNFSADEKTIVDNWMLSIAKKEKDRKSTPNNNWQSKRLKIIGIIGCALDNEELKQFSLEGIKKYISSAYYPDGSSNDLKTRDAMHYHSSGIEPLLDMFINLQKFDSRFDQYSYTDEKGVSIEKAIIFMEPYLSGEKTHREWVNTTVALDKEKAEAGLKEYEPGKLYNPKDALPMLNWAVYYQPELFQYVCGCKVCYTCNVEAFFNSPLIRKNN, encoded by the coding sequence ATGAACAGACAGTCGTTATTAATTTTCACCATAATTTTCTTCATTTCACTCAAGGCCTTCACCCAGATAAACACTGGAGTAGCAGTACTCGATAAACAGGAACAAGAGCGTTATAGAAACCTGATTAAGGAAAATAAAGAAGTTAGAGCCATTCATGATAGCCTGGCGCTACTGGCAAATAAATATTTAGACCTAGAACCAAAACCTCTTGAGGTAATTAATTATGAAGGACTGCTGGAAAACGATCCAGAAAGGATGAAATCAATAGAGAGTTTGTTGGACGCCAATAAGGTCGTCGATTTAATTTATGCGACGTATGGCAGTAATAATACCGTCTATGTAAACAAAATAAAGGAATTTGTTTTGGCGTGGGCAAATACTTACAAAGCCAGTGGCAACCCTATTAACGAAAATAAATTGACTCCACTTTTTTGGAGTTATGCCATTTATAAAGATAATTTTTCTGCGGATGAAAAAACGATTGTTGATAACTGGATGTTGTCCATCGCAAAAAAGGAAAAGGACAGAAAAAGTACCCCAAATAATAATTGGCAATCGAAACGCTTAAAAATAATCGGGATAATTGGTTGTGCATTAGATAATGAAGAATTGAAACAATTCTCCTTGGAAGGCATAAAAAAATACATTTCTTCCGCATATTATCCAGATGGATCGAGTAACGATTTAAAAACCAGGGATGCGATGCATTACCACAGTAGCGGGATTGAGCCGTTGCTGGACATGTTTATCAACCTACAAAAATTCGATTCCCGTTTCGACCAATATAGCTATACCGATGAAAAAGGTGTTTCCATAGAAAAAGCAATCATATTTATGGAACCCTATCTCTCTGGCGAAAAAACGCACCGCGAATGGGTGAATACAACCGTAGCCTTAGATAAGGAAAAGGCAGAAGCAGGATTAAAAGAATACGAACCAGGCAAACTATACAATCCCAAAGATGCACTACCTATGTTAAACTGGGCCGTATATTACCAACCGGAGTTGTTTCAATACGTTTGCGGATGTAAGGTTTGTTATACCTGTAATGTAGAAGCTTTTTTTAATAGTCCCCTTATTAGAAAAAACAACTAA